Proteins encoded together in one Deinococcus irradiatisoli window:
- a CDS encoding DEAD/DEAH box helicase, translating to MTLAVPSLPKLLPQVPVGNVLLLPQVARAALFAAHPGSAVLLTTPDRLPLYETAGQLGSPVTVNPGLREWDDKREHVVMDIRTAMDLFPARPEDHALTFQVGRVYHREELLSRLEKLGYERLTDGRLDEVGFILRGDTLDLYLHADAPEGELPALRAEFFGDELDTLRALSADGLPGDKMPRFTLAPTEGYLSEVKWDATRLELLPGRVFLDAPEFYASVLGPMTDVLWAQLLKREVTSFGRAPLVLEDFTLDLVTLPYYRARLGELARDVDEWRAANYRVLLLVRHERTATYLAEKLLGNKQPRWLSLPRLEAGELGFLRASGEGGFVLEQQRTVVLTEDLIYGFQGGSALRGKKLSGKPVTDALGLAVGDYLIHPEHGIGQFQGLETRTVLGVTRDYLNISYKNGAALAVPIELLPTLRRHPGTTDDPPALSSLDKNAWTKAKERARKNAEEVAAKLLVQYAARQVTPGNSFAPNPEWEAQIEKNFQFELTADQKTALKETLRDLEAPNPADRLISGDVGFGKTEVALRAAHRVVGAGMQVAVLVPTTLLAEQHTSVFVERFKDLPVRVEGLSRFTGDKQAKSILADLAQGKVDIIIGTHRLLSDDIQFKNLGLIIVDEEHRFGVSQKEKLRALRGMPEISKDGKIEVPEGVRAVDTLALSATPIPRTLYMSMVGLRDMSSIQTPPKGRRPIQTILAPFDPVTVRDAIISEIERGGKVFYIHDRIASIGARSLYLRNLVPEARIGVAHGRMNEEELEEIMLGFEEGAFDVLLSTTIVETGLDIPEANTILIERADRLGLAQLYQLRGRVGRRSTDAYAYLFYPPRMTENASRRLWAIADLQDLGSGHLLAEKDMEIRGVGNILGEEQHGHVQAVSIDVYTELLAEAVAKLKGEPISAPPTVSIDLPISARLDPEYFSGDEDARISTYGRLSEARTLQAISRVERDLRKKFGPPSPAVQNFIDLAKLRLTALARRVLSIGETMTDLQITFAYKSLDYDASGLKKFPHKTEVSTFPPSVKIQKRGIKPDDYARTLIDVLGYFG from the coding sequence ATGACCCTGGCCGTTCCCTCGCTTCCCAAGCTGCTGCCGCAGGTGCCGGTGGGCAACGTGCTGCTGCTGCCGCAGGTGGCCCGCGCGGCGCTCTTCGCCGCCCATCCGGGGTCGGCCGTGCTGCTGACCACCCCCGACCGCCTGCCGCTGTACGAAACGGCCGGGCAACTCGGTTCGCCCGTCACGGTCAACCCCGGTCTGCGCGAGTGGGACGACAAGCGCGAGCACGTCGTGATGGACATCCGCACGGCGATGGACCTGTTTCCGGCCCGGCCCGAGGACCACGCCCTGACCTTTCAGGTGGGCCGGGTGTACCACCGTGAAGAACTGCTTTCGCGGCTCGAAAAGCTCGGCTATGAGCGCCTGACCGATGGCCGCCTCGACGAGGTGGGGTTCATTCTGCGCGGCGACACCCTTGATCTGTACCTGCACGCCGACGCGCCGGAAGGAGAGCTGCCGGCCCTGCGCGCCGAGTTTTTCGGCGACGAGCTCGACACACTGCGGGCGCTGAGCGCTGACGGGCTGCCCGGCGACAAGATGCCGCGCTTCACGCTGGCCCCCACCGAGGGCTACCTCAGCGAGGTCAAGTGGGACGCCACCCGCCTCGAACTGCTGCCGGGCCGGGTGTTTCTCGACGCGCCGGAGTTCTACGCCAGCGTGCTCGGCCCCATGACCGACGTGCTGTGGGCGCAGCTCCTCAAGCGCGAAGTCACCAGCTTTGGCCGTGCGCCGCTGGTGCTCGAAGACTTCACGCTCGATTTGGTGACCTTGCCGTACTACCGCGCCCGCTTAGGCGAACTTGCCCGCGACGTGGACGAATGGCGCGCTGCCAACTACCGGGTGCTGCTGCTGGTGCGCCACGAACGCACCGCCACCTACCTCGCCGAGAAGCTGCTGGGCAACAAGCAGCCGCGCTGGTTGAGTCTGCCGCGTCTGGAAGCCGGCGAGCTCGGCTTTCTGCGCGCCAGCGGCGAGGGCGGCTTTGTGCTGGAGCAGCAGCGCACGGTGGTGCTCACCGAGGACCTGATCTACGGCTTTCAGGGCGGCAGCGCCCTGCGCGGCAAGAAGCTCAGCGGCAAGCCGGTCACCGACGCACTGGGGCTGGCGGTCGGCGACTACCTGATCCACCCGGAGCACGGCATCGGGCAGTTCCAGGGGCTGGAAACGCGCACGGTGCTGGGCGTCACCCGCGATTACCTCAACATCAGTTACAAGAACGGCGCGGCGCTGGCGGTGCCGATCGAGCTGCTGCCCACCCTGCGCCGCCATCCCGGCACCACCGACGATCCGCCGGCCCTGTCGAGCCTCGACAAGAACGCCTGGACCAAGGCCAAGGAGCGCGCCCGCAAGAACGCCGAGGAGGTGGCGGCCAAACTGCTGGTGCAGTACGCCGCCCGGCAGGTCACGCCCGGCAACAGCTTTGCGCCCAACCCCGAGTGGGAAGCGCAGATCGAGAAGAATTTTCAGTTCGAGCTGACCGCCGACCAGAAAACGGCCCTCAAGGAAACGCTGCGCGACTTGGAGGCGCCCAACCCCGCCGACCGCCTGATTTCCGGCGACGTGGGCTTCGGCAAAACCGAGGTGGCCCTGCGCGCGGCGCACCGGGTGGTGGGGGCGGGCATGCAGGTGGCGGTGCTGGTGCCCACCACCCTGCTGGCCGAGCAGCACACCTCGGTGTTCGTGGAGCGCTTCAAGGACCTGCCGGTGCGGGTCGAGGGGCTCTCGCGCTTTACCGGCGACAAGCAGGCCAAGTCGATTCTGGCCGACCTGGCGCAGGGCAAGGTAGACATCATCATCGGGACGCACCGCCTGCTCTCCGACGACATTCAGTTCAAGAACCTGGGCCTGATCATCGTGGACGAGGAGCACCGCTTCGGGGTGTCGCAGAAGGAAAAGCTGCGTGCCCTGCGCGGCATGCCGGAAATCAGCAAGGACGGCAAGATCGAGGTGCCCGAGGGCGTGCGGGCGGTGGACACGCTGGCGCTGTCGGCCACGCCGATTCCGCGCACCTTATACATGAGCATGGTGGGCCTGCGCGACATGAGCAGCATTCAGACGCCGCCCAAGGGCCGCCGCCCCATCCAGACCATCCTGGCGCCGTTCGATCCGGTGACGGTGCGCGACGCCATCATCAGCGAGATCGAGCGCGGCGGCAAGGTCTTTTACATCCATGACCGGATTGCCAGCATCGGGGCCAGGAGCCTGTACCTGCGGAATCTGGTGCCGGAAGCGCGCATCGGCGTGGCGCACGGGCGCATGAACGAGGAAGAACTCGAGGAGATCATGCTCGGGTTCGAGGAGGGGGCCTTCGACGTGCTCCTGTCGACCACCATCGTGGAAACCGGGCTGGACATTCCCGAGGCCAACACCATCCTGATCGAGCGGGCCGACCGGCTGGGCCTGGCGCAGCTCTACCAATTGCGGGGCCGGGTAGGGCGGCGCAGCACCGACGCCTACGCCTACCTGTTCTACCCGCCGCGCATGACCGAGAACGCCTCGCGGCGGCTGTGGGCCATTGCCGATTTGCAGGACCTCGGTTCCGGGCACCTGCTGGCCGAAAAGGACATGGAGATTCGCGGGGTGGGCAACATTCTGGGCGAAGAGCAGCACGGACACGTCCAGGCGGTCAGCATCGACGTGTACACCGAGCTGCTGGCTGAAGCGGTCGCCAAGCTGAAGGGCGAGCCGATCAGCGCGCCGCCCACCGTCAGCATCGACCTGCCGATCAGCGCCCGGCTCGACCCCGAGTACTTCTCCGGCGACGAGGACGCCCGCATCAGCACTTATGGGCGGCTGTCCGAGGCGCGCACTTTGCAGGCGATCAGTCGGGTGGAGCGCGACCTGCGCAAGAAGTTCGGGCCGCCCAGCCCGGCGGTGCAGAACTTCATCGACCTTGCCAAGCTGCGCCTCACCGCGCTGGCCCGCCGGGTACTGAGCATCGGCGAAACGATGACCGACCTCCAGATCACCTTCGCATACAAATCGCTCGACTACGACGCCAGCGGCTTGAAGAAGTTCCCGCACAAAACCGAGGTGAGCACTTTCCCGCCCTCGGTGAAGATTCAGAAGCGCGGCATCAAACCCGACGACTACGCCCGGACCCTGATCGACGTGCTGGGATACTTCGGCTAG